Proteins encoded together in one Impatiens glandulifera chromosome 1, dImpGla2.1, whole genome shotgun sequence window:
- the LOC124919705 gene encoding auxin efflux carrier component 1a-like, whose product MISLSDFYHVMTAVVPLYVAMILAYGSVKWWKIFSPDQCSGINRFVALFAVPLLSFHFISSNNPYAMNFRFIAADTLQKIIVLSVLTVWANFSKRGCLEWTITLFSLSTLPNTLVMGIPLLKGMYGESSGSLMVQIVVLQCIIWYTLMLFLFEFRGARLLISEQFPDTAGSIVSIHVDSDVVSLDGRHMIETETEIKEDGKLHVTVRKSNASRSDIYSRRSMGFSSATPRPSNLTNAEIYSLQSSRNPTPRGSSFNHTDFYSMVTGAGAGPRNSNFGPSDVYGMPTSRGPTPRPSNFEEENSGKSRPPYHTPGSNNTAHYPAPNPGMFSPTTASKATKKTNGQEGGKDLHMFVWSSSASPVSDVFGGGGGHEYGGGMDQTGKDVRVAVSPEKHSSAEEYLQRDGFSFGNREIMNGGHEEMKGGESMNNNNNNNGNEKVAAAAVMPPTSVMTRLILIMVWRKLIRNPNTYSSLIGLSWSLVSFRWNVHMPVIIAHSISILSDAGLGMAMFSLGLFMALQPRIIACGNSIAVFSMAVRFFTGPAVMAAASFAVGLRGDLLRVAIVQAALPQGIVPFVFAKEYNVHPDILSTGVIFGMLVALPITLLYYILLGI is encoded by the exons ATGATCTCTCTTTCAGACTTCTACCATGTCATGACCGCCGTAGTTCCCCTCTACGTAGCCATGATCCTCGCCTACGGTTCTGTCAAATGGTGGAAAATCTTCTCCCCCGATCAATGCTCCGGTATCAACCGATTCGTCGCCTTATTCGCCGTCCCTCTTCTCTCCTTCCATTTCATCTCATCTAACAATCCTTACGCCATGAACTTCCGTTTCATTGCCGCCGATACTCTTCAGAAAATCATTGTTCTCTCTGTTTTAACCGTCTGGGCTAATTTCTCCAAAAGGGGTTGTCTTGAATGGACTATTACCCTCTTTTCTCTTTCCACACTCCCAAATACTCTAGTTATGGGAATCCCTTTACTCAAAGGAATGTACGGAGAAAGCTCTGGGTCATTAATGGTGCAAATCGTTGTTCTTCAATGTATAATCTGGTATACTTTGATgctgtttttgtttgaattcagGGGAGCTAGATTGTTGATTTCTGAGCAGTTTCCTGATACTGCGGGATCGATTGTGTCGATTCATGTCGATTCCGATGTGGTCTCGTTGGATGGAAGGCATATGATCGAGACGGAAACCGAGATTAAGGAAGACGGGAAGCTTCACGTTACAGTTCGAAAATCAAACGCTTCCCGTTCAGATATTTACTCCCGCCGGTCGATGGGTTTCTCGTCGGCTACTCCCCGGCCGTCGAATCTGACCAACGCAGAGATTTACTCTCTTCAATCATCCCGGAACCCAACTCCAAGAGGTTCAAGCTTCAACCATACAGATTTCTATTCAATGGTCACCGGCGCCGGCGCAGGTCCCCGGAACTCAAACTTCGGCCCATCTGACGTTTACGGTATGCCGACATCCAGAGGTCCAACTCCCCGACCATCAAATTTCGAAGAAGAAAACAGCGGAAAGTCGAGGCCTCCGTACCACACTCCGGGAAGCAACAACACGGCCCATTATCCAGCTCCTAATCCAGGCATGTTCTCGCCGACTACGGCGTCAAAAGCAACAAAGAAAACGAACGGTCAAGAGGGTGGTAAGGATCTTCACATGTTCGTTTGGAGTTCAAGCGCCTCGCCGGTATCAGATGTGttcggaggaggaggaggacatGAATACGGCGGAGGAATGGACCAGACAGGCAAGGATGTGAGAGTTGCAGTCTCGCCGGAGAAACATTCTTCGGCGGAGGAGTATTTACAGAGAGATGGTTTTAGTTTTGGGAACAGAGAGATCATGAATGGTGGACATGAAGAGATGAAAGGTGGAGAGagtatgaataataataataataataatggtaatgaaaaggtggcggcggcggcggtgaTGCCTCCGACGAGTGTGATGACAAGGCTGATATTGATAATGGTTTGGAGGAAGTTGATTAGGAATCCAAACACTTACTCTAGCTTGATTGGTCTTTCTTGGTCCCTTGTTTCTTTCAG GTGGAATGTTCATATGCCGGTGATAATAGCACATTCCATTTCGATCTTGTCAGATGCTGGGCTTGGCATGGCCATGTTCAGTCTTG GTCTGTTCATGGCATTGCAACCGAGGATTATAGCATGTGGAAATTCCATAGCAGTCTTTTCCATGGCCGTCAGATTCTTCACTGGACCAGCTGTCATGGCTGCCGCTTCCTTTGCTGTTGGCCTACGTGGCGACCTTCTTCGTGTTGCCATTGTACAG gCTGCTCTTCCACAAGGAATTGTCCCCTTTGTCTTTGCCAAGGAGTACAATGTGCATCCTGACATTCTTAGCACTGg TGTCATATTTGGAATGTTGGTTGCATTACCCATTACCCTACTTTACTACATTTTATTGGGTATATGA